The Phaeodactylum tricornutum CCAP 1055/1 chromosome 6, whole genome shotgun sequence region TCGTCGCTACAAGCGTTAGAGGCGACACGCAAAACGGTAGGGCTAGTTTCCAATTCATGTGCTCTTCCACAACCATTCCCTACCTAATAGTCTAACCCCAATGGTCTAGCCCTTTGGGTCTCTTCTTCGCCCTTCACCTGTTGTCCTCGGACGCCTCTCGCTACGAAGCTGAAGCTTTGCCCCGGTCTCCAACCGGCATTGATTGCTTCTTTCATAGTAGCAAAGTCTCTCCACAGAGGTTCCTCCGACTGGGATTCTTCTTGGATAGCCGCAGCGTCTTGCGCTGCCTTCTTGCGCTTGgtgctcttctttttcttttctgtgACTGGTGGTATCTTTATATTGGAAATTGTCATTTCTACTTGGGTACTGTCGAATGGCCGAATATTGTTCTGTTGCATAGCTTCCAACACAGTTTCTCGCGCACACTCATCCATTGCAAAGGCCCTGTAGGTGGGTTCCAAATGAGGGGGTATCGTTCCTGGTCGAAAACCTTGGAATCTCTGCTGCTTAGCATCTTGCATAAGTTTCTTGTAGATAGCCTCACTGAACCGCCCGAGATCTGCCTCCACACCGTCAATGACAACTTCCCAATCGGTCAGTTTCCCTTCTTGTAGTAAAATTGAGCACCCGCCAATTTTCCCGTCCTGTCCGGAGACAATCCCACCATTCCATgcgtcttcgtccaccgcGTTTAGCCGCGTGTTATGCCGTCCAGCTTCTATCAACCACGGCAGGTAGGCGCTATGCCTGTCCGTGGGTATTGGCCTCGATACTCCACACTGTGTGAGTAGCGAAAAGGCGGACACCGTCGCAATGCACAAGAACACAGGAAGTGTCAATTTTTGTAGGCGCATAGTGAAGTCTTGATATTGCCAGTCTATAAttgatttacagtttttgccatgctctttttgtttggGTGCATCGACCCCGACGAAGAGCGTGGTGAGGAAATAAATTGGTGTCACTGACTGGcaatctaacagtaaattgaCATGTGAATGGGAGTCGAGACTCATTGGCTGTGTCGGTTGATGACATAAACTGAGGTCCTTCCGTCACCCAATGACTGGGAGTTACAAAGTTTATTCGTGACTGAGTGTAAACTCTGACTAAAGGTTTTGTCGCGTATACATAATACCACGCGTTCCACTGGACATGCACAAATTACAATTGGGTTAACAGTAGGTTCTTGATTGACAGAGTCTCTCTAACAGTCCATCTAGCACCTTCATGTGATTGGTCTATTGCATACTCAGATGAGTAAAATGCCCAGCGCAACGGAGGGAATATGTAATTATGGTTTTAGCGATACGTAAAAACCTGATCATATGCTCGCAGTCGGCTGGCTTGTCAGAGGCAACATGTTTTTTTTGGTACCTCACTTGCACTAAAATCTACGGTGTTGtcgttaactgtaagcgagTCTTCGTTAACAAGCGTGGCGGCTGATTGACGCGCTAGCTCTTGAAAGAGTTCCGCTATATTCTGATTGTTGCGGGCCGACGTTTCCGTGTAGTAAGCACTAATAGAGCGCGAAAACTCTCgggcttcttcttcgctcACGGATCTATTGTCCGCTAAATCAAACTTATTGCCGCAGACGAATAGCAAGATGTTTTCTGGGCCAAATTGTCGTAGTTCCCGAACCCCAACGCTTGAAACGAATGTCGGCGGCAAATGTCGTATACAAGAATGGCAGCCCCGGCGCCTCGGAAATATAGTGGGGTCAAAGACTGATAGCGTTCTTGACCTGCGGTATCCCATATTTTCAATTTGATGGCTTTGTTCGTATCAATACAGATGACGGTTTTGCTGAGAAAGCTGACTCCGATCGTTGCTTCTTGAAACGGATGAAACTCATTCTGAACGAATCGAAGAGCCAGACTTGTTTTGCCCACCCGGAGTCTCCCACAAGGACGACTTTGGTGGATCTATCTACCGTGACATCGTCCCTACATTTCGCTGCAGTCATACTTTTGTGTTCatatttggaagaaaatggACGGGGACATGTCGTTGCCGCTTCACGGTCAGGTTAAGACAAACGGCACCTCTTTCGTGAGCCAATTTCCGTTCCATGACTTACTTGATTCATAAGTAGGTCGTACttcctgacagtgagtactTTTCCTATCAGGTAGTGAGCTCCGCACTTCCACGAAAAGCAATACACTCCAGGCTCTCTACTAGTAGTGTAAAAAGCCTGGGTGTCGGGAAAAAGACAGCGATACGAATGAAAGGCGCACCCATCGCACTCGATCGCAAACGTGCGTGAGATCCTGCTTGCTTCGCGCACAACTTCCTATTCTACCTTTGGGATTAGGAGTTTTCCGTGCGCTTACTACGTTCGCAATTTCTGCAGCATGACTGTCCAGACGAACGAACAACTTCAAGATGAACTGGACGCTCTAAACGCTCAGATTACCAAACAGGGTAGCGCAGTCCGGGAGCTTAAGAAGGCCGGTGACGCAGACGCCGTCGCGGAGGCCGTGGCCAAGCTTCAAGCACTCAAGATCAATGCAGCGGAAATGGGCAAGAGCCTCGTCTCGGATGAGCCCGAATTCAACCGAAAGGCGTTCGACGAGCTTGTATTGCGGAAAATGTTTGTGGTACCCTCGTTCGAGATTCATGGGGGTGTGAAGGGTCTCTTTGATTTGGGTCCTCCAGCTTGCTCTCTCAAGGTTCGTAGCGATCAGAGTCATCGGACGCCTTTTAATCCAATTATACGCGCATTGTCTTATATGAATTTTTCTCTTGAAGGCTGCCATGATCGATCTGTGGCGCAAGCATTTCGTACTTGCTGAAAGTATGCTGGAGATGGAATGCACCTGTTTGACCCCCGAGGCCGTCCTCAAGACAAGTGGTCACGTGGACCGTTTCACAGATCTCATGGTAAAAGATCCGCAGACAGCGGAATGCTTTAGGGCTGACAAGCTCTTGGAAGATGCCATCGATTCGTTGCTGGAAGCCAACCCGACAATGCCGGTGGAAGAACGGGAAGATCACCTTCGTATTCAGCGACAGGCGGACGCCTTTTCGCCTACCGAATTAGACGAACTTTTGATTAAGTACGATTGCAAGGGACCTTCCGGTGAAGCCTATACACCGTCTTTTCCCTTCAATCTCATGTTCAAGACCAGCATTGGCCCGGAAGGTACTTCGGTAGGTTACTTGCGTCCAGAGACAGCCCAAGGATTGTTTGTCAACTACCGTCGGCTTTTGGACTTGAATGCTGGAAAAATGCCTTTCGCCGCTGCCCAAATTGGTTTAGGATTTCGCAACGAGATTGCCCCACGTTCAGGCCTTTTGCGTGTGCGCGAATTTTGTATGGGAGAGATTGAACATTTCGTCAATCCTAAAGACAAATCGCACCCAAATTTTAAATCTGTCACCGATAAAGAGCTGGTTCTTTTTGGTAGAGATGATCAACTGGGCAGCGGAAAGACCAAAACAATTGCCTGCGGTGAAGCCGTTGAGAGTGGCTTGATCAACAACGAAACTTTGGCTTATTTCATGGCGCGCACACAGCTCTACATGGAAAAGATCGGCATGGATCCCCAGCGTTTGCGTTTCCGCCAGCATTTGGCTACCGAAATGGCTCATTATGCCGCCGATTGCTGGGATCTGGAAATCAAATCAAGTTATGGCTGGCAAGAATGCGTTGGACACGCTGATCGCGCTTGCTACGATCTCGAGGTGCACAGCAGGGCAACCAAGACCTCTATGGTGGCCACTCAGAAAGTTGATCCACcacaagaaatggaagtTGCCAAACTCAAGTTTGATCGAAAGTTGCTCGGTCAAGCCTTCAAAGGTGATCAACGCGTGGTGTCCGGTATGCTCGAGTCGTTGGCCGAAAGTTGGACGGACTTTGAGCCTATTGCGACGAAATTGGAAAACGATGGAAAGACGACGGTGGAGGGTTTTGAGATCACTAAAGAAATGATGACTTGGACGAAGCAGAAAAAGACAGTTCACGAAATTAAGTTTACTCCCTCCGTAATCGAACCTTCGTTTGGGATGGGGCGTATCTTGTATTCGCTATTGGAGCATTCCTTCTACCAGCGCGAATCGGACGAGCAGCGCGTAGTTATGAGGTTTACTCCGCAGGTGGCCCCTGAAAAATGTGCAGTATTGCCGATCAGCAGCAATCCTGAGTGCAACGAAATCGTTGATGACATTGCTCGTGACTTAATGGACAGCGACTTGGCTACTAGAGTTGACAAGTCTACGGCAGCGATTGGTCGTCGCTACTCTCGTTCTGACGAGCTCGGTATCCCTTTTGCCGTGACGGTGGATTTCGATACTCTCAACGACGGAACCGTGACGCTCCGTGAACGCGATTCCACAGTTCAGGTTCGCCTCCCCAAAAATGACATTAACtaccttctttttcaaatagTTCACAGCCGCATGACTTGGGAGGACGTCATGAAGAAGTATCCTGTTGTTTCAACTGGTGATGATACTGAGGTAGCCGCGGAAGACGCTGTAACTGTAGTTGAGCAGACGTCTCGTGGCGCATTCCGGCGGCCGGCCCAGCCTAAGTAGCTGACTAAAGATATTAACTATGAGACAGTTCAGATTTCAGATTCTGTTTTACGCGCAAATCTTGA contains the following coding sequences:
- the Rab5c gene encoding predicted protein (Rab-type small GTPase, ortholog of T. pseudonana TPS_100077) produces the protein MTAAKCRDDVTNEFHPFQEATIGVSFLSKTVICIDTNKAIKLKIWDTAGQERYQSLTPLYFRGAGAAILVYDICRRHSKHLAIPDNRSVSEEEAREFSRSISAYYTETSARNNQNIAELFQELARQSAATLVNEDSLTVNDNTVDFSASEVPKKTCCL
- a CDS encoding predicted protein — its product is MRLQKLTLPVFLCIATVSAFSLLTQCGVSRPIPTDRHSAYLPWLIEAGRHNTRLNAVDEDAWNGGIVSGQDGKIGGCSILLQEGKLTDWEVVIDGVEADLGRFSEAIYKKLMQDAKQQRFQGFRPGTIPPHLEPTYRAFAMDECARETVLEAMQQNNIRPFDSTQVEMTISNIKIPPVTEKKKKSTKRKKAAQDAAAIQEESQSEEPLWRDFATMKEAINAGWRPGQSFSFVARGVRGQQVKGEEETQRARPLGLDY
- a CDS encoding predicted protein, translated to MTVQTNEQLQDELDALNAQITKQGSAVRELKKAGDADAVAEAVAKLQALKINAAEMGKSLVSDEPEFNRKAFDELVLRKMFVVPSFEIHGGVKGLFDLGPPACSLKAAMIDLWRKHFVLAESMLEMECTCLTPEAVLKTSGHVDRFTDLMVKDPQTAECFRADKLLEDAIDSLLEANPTMPVEEREDHLRIQRQADAFSPTELDELLIKYDCKGPSGEAYTPSFPFNLMFKTSIGPEGTSVGYLRPETAQGLFVNYRRLLDLNAGKMPFAAAQIGLGFRNEIAPRSGLLRVREFCMGEIEHFVNPKDKSHPNFKSVTDKELVLFGRDDQLGSGKTKTIACGEAVESGLINNETLAYFMARTQLYMEKIGMDPQRLRFRQHLATEMAHYAADCWDLEIKSSYGWQECVGHADRACYDLEVHSRATKTSMVATQKVDPPQEMEVAKLKFDRKLLGQAFKGDQRVVSGMLESLAESWTDFEPIATKLENDGKTTVEGFEITKEMMTWTKQKKTVHEIKFTPSVIEPSFGMGRILYSLLEHSFYQRESDEQRVVMRFTPQVAPEKCAVLPISSNPECNEIVDDIARDLMDSDLATRVDKSTAAIGRRYSRSDELGIPFAVTVDFDTLNDGTVTLRERDSTVQVRLPKNDINYLLFQIVHSRMTWEDVMKKYPVVSTGDDTEVAAEDAVTVVEQTSRGAFRRPAQPK